From the genome of Papaver somniferum cultivar HN1 chromosome 2, ASM357369v1, whole genome shotgun sequence, one region includes:
- the LOC113349918 gene encoding probable low-specificity L-threonine aldolase 1 — protein MVKRIIDLRSDTVTKPTEAMIAAAANADVDDDVLGYDPTASRFEAEMAKISGKEAALFVPSGTMANLISVLVHCEVRGSEVIFGDNCHINIYENGGISTIGNVHSRTVKNNSDGTMDIDLIEAAIRDPQGDLYYPSTRLICLENTHANVGGRCITAEYTDKVGELAKKHGVKLHIDGARIFNASTALGVPVHRLVQAADSVSICLSKGLGAPIGSVIVGSKNFIAKAKILRKTLGGGMRQVGFICAPAYVALQENVRKLEGDHKKAKIFADGLNRISGLRVDKSSVETNMVFFDILEDSHIMVDQLCKILKEHGVLMMPVSTSSIRIVLHHQITESDVQYAISCTQQAILQLQSERNGK, from the exons ATGGTTAAAAGAATTATCGACTTGCGATCTGATACAGTTACAAAACCAACTGAAGCAATGATAGCAGCTGCAGCTAACGCTGATGTAGATGACGATGTGCTAGGTTATGATCCTACTGCTTCTCGTTTCGAAGCAGAAATGGCAAAAATCAGCGGCAAAGAAGCAGCTTTATTTGTTCCATCAGGAACAATGGCTAATTTAATTAGTGTGCTCGTTCATTGCGAAGTACGAGGAAGTGAAGTAATTTTTGGTGATAATTGTCATATtaatatttatgagaatggtgggaTTTCAACTATCGGAAATGTTCATTCAAGAACTGTGAAGAATAATAGCGATGGAACCATGGATATCGATTTGATTGAAGCTGCTATTAGAGATCCTCAAGGAGATCTTTACTACCCTTCCACTAGGCTTATCTGCTTGGAGAACACTCATGCAAA TGTTGGTGGTAGATGCATCACTGCTGAATACACAGATAAAGTCGGAGAGCTAGCTAAGAAGCATGGGGTGAAGCTCCACATTGATGGGGCACGCATCTTTAATGCATCAACT GCTCTTGGAGTTCCGGTTCACAGGCTTGTACAAGCTGCTGATTCTGTTTCG ATATGTCTTTCCAAAGGTCTGGGTGCTCCTATTGGATCTGTTATTGTTGGTTCAAAGAATTTTATCGCCAAG GCTAAAATTTTGAGGAAAACCTTAGGTGGTGGGATGCGTCAAGTTGGATTTATATGTGCTCCAGCTTATGTCGCATTGCAGGAAAATGTTCGAAAGCTTGAGGGTGATCACAAGAAAGCTAAGATTTTTGCAG ATGGATTGAATCGAATCAGTGGATTACGAGTGGATAAATCCTCAGTGGAGACCAACATG GTATTTTTCGATATATTAGAGGATTCCCACATCATGGTGGACCAACTTTGCAAGATTTTGAAAGAACACGGTGTGCTCATGATGCCAGTAAGCACATCAAG TATCCGGATTGTGCTGCACCATCAAATCACAGAAAGTGATGTCCAATATGCAATTTCATGCACTCAG CAAGCTATTCTTCAACTCCAAAGTGAAAGGAATGGAAAATGA